Proteins found in one Campylobacter concisus genomic segment:
- the serS gene encoding serine--tRNA ligase: MINLKLLETNYDEFVKKLEGKNVKAGLLDELLQTFNELKQKRKALENFQAIQNAKSKELGIKARAGEDVSELKNELNLNKAALADADDIVKQYEEKLEQISFNVPNITDDDVPFGKDEDDNVCIKTVLEPTKFSFTPKEHWELGESLGWLDFERGVKLSGSRFTVLRGMGARLSRALVNYMIDFNSSRGFELVNIPYLVSSNTLFGTGQLPKFEEDLYKVRDEDLYLIPTSEVPVTNLYNDTIIEAEQLPIKMTCYSACFRQEAGSAGRDTRGMIRQHQFEKVELVSITRPDQSEDVLNEMVSCASDLLTSLGLPHRHMLLCSGDLGFSAAKTIDLEVWLPGQGKYREISSISNTRDFQARRAKIRFKDGKKNMLVNTLNGSSLAVGRTLIAIMENYQKTDGTIEIPEVLKRYM, translated from the coding sequence ATGATAAATTTAAAACTACTCGAGACAAATTACGATGAATTTGTAAAAAAACTTGAGGGAAAAAATGTAAAAGCTGGGCTACTTGACGAGCTTTTACAAACTTTTAACGAGCTAAAACAAAAGCGCAAAGCACTTGAAAATTTCCAAGCTATTCAAAACGCAAAGAGTAAAGAGCTTGGCATAAAGGCAAGAGCAGGTGAAGACGTAAGTGAGCTTAAAAATGAGCTAAATTTAAACAAAGCTGCACTTGCTGATGCTGATGATATCGTTAAACAATATGAAGAAAAGCTTGAGCAAATTTCATTTAATGTGCCAAATATCACCGATGATGACGTACCATTTGGTAAGGACGAGGACGATAATGTCTGCATAAAAACGGTGCTTGAGCCAACTAAATTTAGCTTTACACCAAAAGAGCACTGGGAGTTAGGTGAAAGCCTTGGTTGGCTTGACTTTGAAAGGGGCGTAAAGCTCTCAGGATCTCGTTTTACAGTGCTTCGCGGCATGGGAGCAAGGCTTAGTAGAGCGCTTGTTAATTACATGATCGACTTTAACAGCTCACGTGGCTTTGAGCTTGTAAATATCCCTTATCTAGTAAGCTCAAACACGCTTTTTGGCACTGGTCAGCTGCCTAAATTTGAAGAGGACCTTTACAAAGTGCGCGACGAGGATCTCTACCTCATCCCAACTAGCGAAGTGCCTGTGACAAATTTATACAACGACACGATCATAGAAGCCGAGCAGCTACCTATAAAGATGACTTGCTACTCAGCATGCTTCCGCCAAGAGGCAGGATCAGCAGGACGTGACACCAGAGGTATGATCCGCCAGCACCAGTTTGAAAAGGTCGAGCTGGTAAGCATCACAAGACCTGATCAAAGCGAAGACGTGCTAAATGAAATGGTATCGTGCGCAAGCGATCTACTAACTAGCCTTGGGCTTCCTCACCGCCATATGCTTCTTTGCAGTGGCGACCTTGGCTTTAGCGCGGCAAAGACGATAGACCTTGAGGTTTGGTTGCCAGGTCAAGGTAAATATAGAGAGATTAGCTCTATTTCCAATACTCGTGATTTTCAAGCAAGGCGTGCAAAAATTCGCTTTAAAGATGGTAAGAAAAATATGCTTGTAAATACGCTAAATGGCTCAAGTCTAGCTGTGGGTAGGACTCTTATTGCCATCATGGAAAACTACCAAAAAACAGATGGCACTATCGAAATTCCAGAAGTTCTTAAAAGGTATATGTAG
- a CDS encoding tetratricopeptide repeat protein — MAEEEVVVLKPPGEQAEQEAPEEAKAEAPEEIVSLESIASEGVLQDESIPEPIPVKKSNKKLFIIAGVVTLVFIILIVVLLVILLKKDKKENIDAASIVKNIENNYQTQNFGASKIDEMINKANQLYERGNKFEALKIYENIAVYNQSLSNYNLGVSQMKQERCDEAIVSFNKAITDRENTAVSAINAAVCSLELNNTKNFNYYIGLADSFLQYENNSPLYSYYYALINYYKGNYYEALQALSHPNTADYKNEYAYLSAKILSLLGDDERAIAKLESQKAFKADFTLAQLYARLGKYDKARDYLTKASKNTPNIDLIKMTEALIDLKTADYGDAAAFIKDVYDYNASLPSKIYKIKTILKPDLFDVSLAQAHFSDDMFFDRTRRYETLFYFAPYKVFDAKQSIEQIRKGGVSVFLDDTSAANDYLSQSAAASKVNAKLSEAIAKALSYRLKEANKEFEELASTYPNHSILQYNLALSYAQLGNFSLAAKHFIASYHQDVNNHLAGIFGAICLDINRNLNPKLIEEIGENLENDKSLKPVNLYASLLSLVSGNQSAMIRWLEEPKEQTMLNLAFDIIIAKVTNNDELMAKKADELLKILPNDIIANILNFISKNKEQNVKEYAKAIQIHFNGKQLDSNAFYHGADIIKKQYIKLLQISGLLTRERDKLRAELKNAPKNINLIQTLAYVDIFTNDFDESYKLYNQAIDEFKVNDASTLFLASVAATGAGKVSNAIALLELTKLNDASAIENRIALGLMYQQIDNIKAALIQYSKIGNIEYESEFYDFEIDNE; from the coding sequence GTGGCTGAAGAAGAGGTTGTAGTTTTAAAACCACCTGGCGAGCAAGCAGAGCAAGAAGCGCCTGAAGAGGCAAAAGCCGAGGCACCTGAAGAGATCGTTTCACTTGAGAGTATCGCAAGTGAGGGTGTGCTGCAAGACGAGAGCATCCCAGAGCCAATCCCTGTAAAAAAGAGCAATAAAAAGCTCTTTATAATAGCAGGTGTGGTCACTCTAGTGTTTATCATCTTGATAGTGGTTTTGCTAGTTATCTTGCTAAAGAAAGACAAAAAAGAGAACATAGATGCTGCAAGTATCGTAAAAAATATAGAAAACAACTACCAAACGCAAAATTTTGGCGCTTCAAAGATCGATGAAATGATAAATAAAGCCAATCAGCTTTATGAGCGTGGCAATAAATTTGAGGCTCTAAAAATTTATGAAAACATAGCTGTTTATAACCAGTCTCTCTCAAACTACAACCTTGGCGTTTCGCAGATGAAACAAGAAAGATGTGATGAGGCGATTGTATCTTTTAATAAAGCAATAACCGATAGAGAAAACACAGCAGTTAGCGCCATAAACGCTGCTGTTTGCTCGCTCGAGCTAAATAATACTAAAAATTTTAACTACTACATAGGACTTGCTGATTCATTTTTGCAGTATGAAAACAACTCGCCACTTTATAGCTATTACTACGCGCTTATAAACTATTATAAAGGCAACTATTACGAGGCGCTTCAAGCGCTTTCTCATCCAAATACTGCGGATTATAAAAATGAATATGCGTATTTAAGTGCAAAGATTTTATCACTTCTTGGAGATGATGAAAGAGCAATAGCCAAACTTGAGAGCCAAAAGGCATTTAAGGCCGACTTCACGCTAGCACAGCTCTATGCAAGACTTGGCAAATACGACAAGGCAAGGGATTATCTAACAAAAGCTTCTAAAAATACGCCAAATATCGATCTTATCAAGATGACTGAGGCGCTAATTGATCTAAAAACTGCTGACTACGGCGACGCGGCTGCATTTATCAAAGATGTTTACGACTACAATGCTTCTTTGCCAAGCAAAATTTACAAGATAAAAACGATACTAAAGCCTGATCTTTTTGATGTCAGCCTAGCTCAGGCACACTTTAGCGATGATATGTTTTTTGATAGAACAAGGCGCTATGAGACCCTTTTTTACTTCGCACCTTACAAGGTCTTTGATGCAAAACAGAGTATCGAGCAGATAAGAAAAGGTGGTGTTAGCGTCTTTTTAGATGACACCTCAGCGGCAAATGACTACCTTAGCCAAAGTGCGGCTGCTTCAAAAGTAAATGCAAAACTTAGCGAAGCTATCGCAAAAGCGCTAAGCTACCGCTTAAAAGAAGCAAATAAAGAGTTTGAAGAGCTAGCCAGCACTTATCCAAATCACTCTATCTTGCAATACAATCTCGCCTTAAGCTACGCTCAGCTTGGAAATTTTAGCCTTGCAGCAAAGCACTTCATAGCAAGCTATCATCAAGATGTAAATAACCATCTTGCAGGCATTTTTGGGGCGATTTGTCTAGATATAAATAGAAATTTAAACCCAAAACTCATTGAAGAGATCGGCGAAAATTTAGAAAACGATAAGAGCTTAAAGCCTGTAAATTTATATGCCTCACTTCTAAGTCTGGTTAGCGGTAACCAAAGTGCGATGATAAGATGGCTTGAAGAACCAAAAGAGCAGACAATGCTAAATTTAGCCTTTGATATCATCATCGCAAAAGTAACAAACAATGACGAACTAATGGCAAAGAAAGCTGATGAGCTACTAAAAATTTTGCCAAATGATATTATTGCAAATATCTTAAATTTCATCTCGAAAAACAAAGAGCAAAATGTCAAAGAGTATGCAAAAGCGATACAAATTCACTTTAATGGCAAGCAGCTTGATTCAAACGCTTTCTATCACGGTGCTGATATCATCAAAAAGCAATACATCAAGCTACTTCAAATTTCAGGCTTACTTACAAGAGAGCGTGATAAGTTAAGAGCCGAGCTAAAAAATGCTCCAAAGAATATAAATTTAATCCAAACTCTAGCCTATGTCGATATCTTTACAAACGACTTTGATGAGAGCTATAAACTTTATAATCAAGCAATCGATGAGTTTAAAGTAAATGACGCTAGCACATTGTTTTTAGCATCTGTGGCTGCAACAGGAGCTGGAAAAGTATCAAACGCGATCGCACTTTTAGAGCTAACAAAACTAAATGATGCTAGTGCTATCGAAAATAGAATAGCTCTGGGTCTAATGTATCAGCAGATAGACAACATAAAAGCAGCTCTTATACAATACAGCAAAATAGGAAATATTGAGTATGAAAGCGAATTTTACGACTTTGAGATAGATAATGAGTGA
- the trpS gene encoding tryptophan--tRNA ligase, whose product MRVLTGLQPSGKLHLGNYFASIKQMVDMQEKNEMFMFIANYHAMTSLSEAKALKQNTFEAACAFLALGIDPNKSIFWVQSDVKDVLELYWVLSQHTPMGLLERAHSYKDKVAKGLSSHHGLFSYPVLMAADILLYNAQVVPVGKDQIQHVEIARDIAIKFNNEHGEIFTLPEAKIDENVATVPGTNGEKMSKSYGNTIDIFADAKTLKKQISSIVTDGTPLEEPKQWQNCNVYNIAKLFLDESGQKELQARYERGGEGHGHFKAYLNELIWDYFKDAREKFEHYQNNPGEVSGILEIGAKKASNVAQTTIKKVREVVGIY is encoded by the coding sequence ATGAGAGTATTAACCGGCCTCCAACCCTCCGGCAAACTACACCTTGGCAATTACTTTGCCTCGATAAAACAGATGGTTGATATGCAAGAAAAAAACGAGATGTTTATGTTTATAGCAAACTACCACGCGATGACAAGCCTTAGCGAGGCCAAAGCCCTAAAACAAAACACTTTTGAGGCTGCATGTGCGTTTTTGGCACTTGGGATCGATCCAAATAAAAGCATATTTTGGGTGCAAAGTGATGTTAAAGACGTGCTTGAGCTTTACTGGGTACTAAGTCAGCACACGCCTATGGGGCTTCTTGAGCGCGCACATAGTTACAAAGATAAAGTCGCAAAAGGTCTTAGTTCGCACCACGGACTCTTTAGCTATCCAGTTTTGATGGCAGCTGACATTTTGCTTTATAATGCGCAGGTCGTGCCTGTAGGCAAGGATCAGATCCAGCACGTAGAAATCGCTCGTGATATCGCGATAAAATTTAACAACGAGCATGGAGAAATTTTTACACTGCCTGAGGCAAAGATCGATGAAAATGTAGCCACCGTACCCGGCACAAACGGTGAAAAGATGAGCAAAAGCTATGGCAATACAATCGACATCTTTGCCGATGCCAAAACGCTTAAAAAGCAAATTTCTAGCATTGTGACAGACGGCACGCCACTTGAAGAGCCAAAACAGTGGCAAAACTGCAACGTCTATAATATCGCCAAACTTTTTTTGGACGAGAGTGGACAAAAAGAGCTTCAAGCTAGATATGAGCGTGGTGGCGAGGGTCATGGGCACTTTAAAGCTTATCTAAATGAGCTTATTTGGGACTATTTTAAAGATGCGAGAGAGAAATTTGAGCATTATCAAAATAATCCTGGCGAAGTGTCTGGAATTTTAGAAATAGGAGCCAAAAAGGCAAGTAATGTTGCTCAAACAACAATAAAAAAAGTTCGTGAAGTAGTCGGAATTTATTAA
- the der gene encoding ribosome biogenesis GTPase Der, protein MQKVILVGKPNVGKSSLFNRLAGRRIAITSDVSGTTRDTNKAKIEVEGKECILIDSGGLDDSSELFKNVKAKTLAEARNSDVILYMVDGKMMPDDEDRAIFYELSKLNLPIALIINKIDSKKDEQREWEFVSFGAKNSFGISVSHNTGIDELSMWLAKHIEDKVQIKADTSEDFDDFLENYNDEGELSDEIDYESKNIRVGIIGRVNVGKSSLLNALVKESRAVVSDVAGTTIDPVNEIYEHDGRVFEFVDTAGIRKRGKIEGIERYALNRTEKILEETDVALLVLDSSEPLTELDERIAGIASKFELGVIIVLNKWDKSSEEFDELCKEIKDRFKFLAYAPIISVSALGGKRVHKIYPLIIEIYKNYTQKIQTSKLNEVIGEATKAHPLPRDKGRVVKIYYAVQFKTAPIMIALIMNRPKCLHFSYKRYLTNKLRESFNLTGVPIVLIPKKRGESDENKE, encoded by the coding sequence TTGCAAAAAGTAATATTAGTAGGCAAGCCAAATGTCGGCAAAAGCTCACTTTTTAACCGCTTAGCTGGTCGTCGTATCGCCATAACAAGCGATGTTAGCGGCACGACAAGAGATACGAACAAAGCTAAGATCGAGGTTGAGGGCAAAGAGTGCATTTTAATCGATAGTGGTGGCCTTGATGATAGCAGCGAGCTTTTTAAAAATGTAAAAGCAAAGACCTTGGCAGAGGCTAGAAATTCAGACGTCATCTTATACATGGTCGATGGCAAAATGATGCCAGATGACGAGGATAGAGCCATTTTTTATGAGCTTAGCAAGCTAAATTTACCAATCGCACTCATTATCAATAAAATAGACAGCAAAAAAGATGAGCAAAGAGAGTGGGAATTTGTAAGCTTTGGCGCAAAAAACTCATTTGGAATTTCTGTAAGCCACAACACAGGCATAGATGAACTTAGCATGTGGCTAGCAAAGCATATAGAAGACAAAGTACAGATAAAGGCCGATACAAGCGAAGATTTTGATGATTTTTTAGAAAACTATAACGACGAGGGCGAGCTAAGCGACGAGATAGACTATGAAAGCAAAAACATCAGAGTTGGCATCATAGGCCGCGTAAATGTCGGTAAAAGCTCACTTTTAAATGCCCTTGTAAAAGAGAGTCGCGCCGTCGTTAGCGATGTGGCAGGCACTACGATCGATCCGGTCAATGAAATTTACGAGCATGATGGCAGGGTTTTTGAGTTTGTCGATACTGCTGGTATCAGAAAGCGTGGCAAGATCGAGGGCATCGAGAGATATGCGCTAAATAGAACTGAGAAAATTTTAGAAGAGACAGACGTGGCGCTACTTGTGCTTGATAGCTCTGAGCCACTAACCGAGCTTGATGAGCGCATCGCTGGCATCGCCTCGAAATTTGAGCTTGGGGTCATCATCGTGCTAAACAAATGGGACAAAAGTAGCGAAGAATTTGACGAGCTTTGCAAAGAGATAAAAGATAGGTTTAAATTTCTAGCATATGCGCCGATCATTAGTGTTTCGGCTTTGGGCGGCAAAAGAGTGCATAAAATTTATCCACTCATCATTGAAATTTACAAAAACTACACCCAAAAAATCCAAACTTCAAAGCTAAACGAAGTGATTGGCGAAGCGACCAAGGCGCACCCACTGCCACGAGATAAAGGCAGGGTTGTGAAAATTTACTACGCAGTGCAGTTTAAGACAGCACCTATCATGATAGCGCTTATAATGAACCGTCCAAAGTGCCTGCACTTTAGCTACAAACGCTATTTAACAAACAAGCTTAGAGAGAGCTTTAACCTAACTGGCGTGCCTATCGTGCTAATCCCTAAAAAACGTGGAGAGAGCGATGAAAACAAAGAATAA
- a CDS encoding DMT family transporter, giving the protein MLKRFYISHLGIFYMLFACFMFAVTGAFAKYLSKDMPSIEVVFFRNLIGLFIVIYAIYRFPFKQAGGHFFLLMFRGFVGTVALFAFFYNVAHVNLATAFTFQKTNPIFTAILAAFIFKERLSSLGWFAVFLGFGGILLVIQPNLGISKTDIIGVWSGLGAAIAYTSVKELNKSYGTNVIVLSFMLWGSFLPLICMGLAEFFTYEPLDFLFSKFSMPNWYNVVFILLMGLSGYFFQSYMTKAFAVGKKAGVIAAVSYADVIFTLIIGYFMGDVLPNQTALLGILLVIVSGILVVKEK; this is encoded by the coding sequence ATGTTAAAAAGGTTTTATATTTCGCATCTTGGCATTTTTTATATGCTCTTTGCTTGCTTTATGTTTGCCGTTACTGGCGCATTTGCAAAGTATCTTAGCAAAGATATGCCATCTATCGAAGTTGTATTTTTTAGAAATTTAATAGGCCTTTTCATCGTTATTTATGCCATTTATAGATTTCCATTTAAGCAAGCTGGTGGACACTTTTTTTTACTGATGTTTCGCGGTTTTGTGGGTACGGTCGCACTTTTTGCTTTTTTTTACAATGTCGCTCATGTAAATTTGGCCACAGCTTTTACATTTCAAAAGACAAATCCAATCTTTACAGCTATCCTCGCAGCCTTTATTTTTAAAGAGCGTCTAAGCTCACTTGGCTGGTTTGCTGTATTTTTGGGATTTGGTGGAATTTTGCTTGTTATCCAGCCAAATTTAGGCATAAGCAAGACTGATATTATCGGTGTTTGGAGTGGCCTTGGTGCGGCGATCGCATACACGAGTGTTAAGGAGCTAAACAAGAGCTACGGTACAAATGTTATAGTGTTAAGTTTTATGCTTTGGGGCTCGTTTTTGCCACTTATTTGCATGGGTTTGGCAGAATTTTTCACCTACGAGCCACTTGATTTTTTGTTTTCAAAATTTAGCATGCCAAACTGGTATAACGTTGTTTTTATCTTGCTAATGGGACTTAGTGGATATTTTTTTCAGTCGTACATGACAAAGGCGTTTGCGGTTGGTAAAAAGGCTGGAGTGATCGCTGCGGTTAGCTACGCAGACGTTATTTTTACACTTATCATTGGCTATTTTATGGGCGATGTATTGCCAAATCAAACGGCACTTTTAGGTATCTTGCTAGTAATAGTGAGTGGAATTTTAGTTGTGAAAGAAAAATAA
- a CDS encoding shikimate kinase: protein MKTKNNNIVLIGFMGVGKGTTARALSKALRTMNLDCDDLLESSQNMKIKAIFEEYGEEHFRQLEKDLAKFLATNVKNAIISTGGGFAKVKNLKKIGTVIYLKASFDAIMQRLKNSKNSEKKLAKRPLLSDLKRAEALHLEREELYEKKADYIVEVEGKTPKQIVKEIRMLLKI from the coding sequence ATGAAAACAAAGAATAACAATATCGTTTTGATAGGGTTTATGGGCGTTGGCAAGGGCACGACTGCAAGGGCACTAAGCAAGGCACTAAGGACGATGAACCTTGACTGCGACGACTTACTAGAGAGCTCACAAAATATGAAGATAAAAGCTATCTTTGAAGAGTACGGAGAGGAGCATTTTAGGCAGCTTGAAAAAGATCTTGCCAAATTTCTAGCAACAAATGTCAAAAATGCGATCATCTCAACTGGTGGTGGCTTTGCCAAGGTTAAAAATTTAAAGAAAATTGGCACCGTGATCTATCTAAAAGCTAGTTTTGACGCGATCATGCAAAGGCTAAAAAATAGCAAAAATAGCGAGAAAAAACTTGCCAAACGTCCACTTTTAAGTGATCTAAAAAGAGCTGAGGCACTTCATCTGGAGCGAGAGGAGCTTTATGAGAAAAAGGCTGATTACATCGTCGAAGTCGAGGGTAAAACTCCAAAGCAAATCGTAAAAGAGATAAGGATGCTTTTAAAAATTTAG